The DNA window CGGCACTCGACGAGGCCGCAATCATCAAGCGTCTCAAGGAATTCTACACCGCCTTGCAGGACAAGCGGCAGATTTCCGAAGGCATCCCCCAGGAAGAGCGCGCGGCGCACAATGAATTATGGCGTTACCCACAGAATGAGCTCCCGAAAGCGCTCGAGATCCGGATCAGGCGGTGGGCGCAGAAGATCCACCGCCACCATCTGAAGGAGGTCGAGCCAACGCGCCTGTCGCGAGAAGACCGTGCCATGCTCGAGGGCTGTCGCGATGGCGCCGAAATCTTCGACCTGCGCTCGGCGCATGACATCGACGAGATCGCAGCGGCACTTCATGCGGAGTTTCCCTGGATCGCGGAAGCGACAACACATGTCTGGCGCAGCCTTCATCGCAACCTGGCAGGTGGCATGCCCGGCGCCAAATTCGCGCCAATTCTTCTCGATGGCCCGCCGGGCATTGGCAAAAGCGCATGGGCACGTCGTCTTGCGCAGCTGCTGGAAACGCCGGATATGACCCTGGATGCCACCGGCGAGAATGCCAGTTTCGGGCTAATAGGAAGTCAACGCGGCTGGTCGAATGCCGGCCCCGGTCGGCTCGTGAGCCTGATGCTGATGCGTCAGATTGCAAATCCGCTCGTCATTATCGACGAAATTGAGAAATCCGGTACGCCCGTGTCCGACAAGGGGCGCGCCTTCAGCCTTCCGAATGCGCTCCTGCCGCTGCTCGAAGACGTGACGGCAAGCCGGTGGACCTGCCCCTATTTCCAGAACCAGTTCGATATGTCGTTCATCAACTGGGTCTTCACCTCCAATAGCCTGCGCGGCCTATGCCCAGAACTCCCGCCTGCCTCAAGGCCTGTGTCCCTTCACGGCCCCCGGGTATCGCGACATGATCGACAGCGACAAACTCATGGAGATGGTGCTGGACGTATAGCGGCTGGCCAATGCTGGGATGGAGGTTTCAGGGCTCGCATTGCGGGCCCTTTTTTTGGCCACCGCCCTGCATGCTTATGTGTCAACTGTGCATGCTTATGCCTTGCGGTGAAGAGCGCCCTACGGCAAGCATCTGAAATACATAAGATATTTATCCACGGCACAGCTTCCGAATCAACTGGGTGTGCAAACTTATGGTGCATTGGCATCAATTGCATCGCAATTGCATAGTAGCAAAATAGGCGAGTAGAATTGCTTGGTTTTCAAGCGGTTGGGGACGTAGAACAGCGACCTTCTAATTCTCAGGTCGGGGGTTCGAGTCCTCCACGGCTCGCCATGTGTCACAGCAGTTGCCAATGAAGCATAAGCTTGCACGTTTGGGCGATTTGCATGCACCCCCCCTGTCAAGAGGCTTGGGGCGCCGTGTCGAAGGTTTCTTCTAGCACACTTGGATAGAACGGTATTTCAGCGTAACCCGTGGCTAGCGGTCACTTTCCTCCCTGAGATTTCAGGAGTGCAGCAACCGGCTCAACAGCGTTGCGAAGATAGACCGGTCCGACATCCAAGCCGTTGGGTCGGAACGGCTGGACCCGCTCGCTCTGCAGAACGGCCCGAATCGTGTTCAAATGCGCACCGGTTTCGGCCGACAACATCGATGGGGTCGTGTAGCTGGCCTCAAACGCAGCGATGTCGTCGCGGCTCATGCGCCATTCCCGACGCCTGGTCGTAGGATTCAAAACCAACATCGCAGGCGTGTAACCCCGTCGAGGAGCCGAGGCAGGCGGGGGCCGTTCAGGGCATTCTGAAACGGCACTGTCGCGGCAGTCAGCGCTGCAAAGAAAATCAGCCCCATCGACGCGTGTATCCCCGCGAGCATGACGCTGAACGGCACCACCGAAACGCCCACGGGCAGAAACTGCGGCAGGAAGCTAATATAGAAGACTCCGACCTTGGGGTTAAGAAGGTTGGTCATCACCCCGCGCAGGAACCAATTCGGTGCGGAAGGCGCCATGACCCTGGGCAGGCCCGGCTCTCGCGCACGCAACGCCCCCCGCAACATCCCGATCCCCAGCCAGATCAGGTAGGCCGCGCCGGCAAGCTGAAGACAACGGTAAGCCAGTTCCGACACGGCCAGCACAGCACCGAGCCCCAAAGCCGCAATCAATCCCCATGCCAGCACCCCGGTCACCACCCCTGCTCACGCCAGCATCGCGCGGCGCGGCCCCTCGACCGCCGCCGTCCGCAGAACGAGGGCTGTATCGAGCCCCGGTGTGATCGTCAGCAAAGCCGCGGCAATGGAAAAGCTCAGCAATGCAGTTGCAACGTCCATGGCTACTCTCCGATCTCGTCCAGGAAATCTGACAGAAGCCCCTAACCTTCGGGCCAAACACCGAGATTCGACGCCTCATTCAAATGGCCCCTTGGCCGAAGCGACTGCGATCTTCTTTGCCGCACCGCTGCTGATCGTGATCTTCGCGGGCATGTTCCTGGGCGAAGACGTGCGTTTGTTCCGGCTGTCGATGGTCGGCCTAGGGCTTGCAGGCGTGATGGTCGTCATGTCTCCGCAGCTGACCGACATGGGCACCGCGTCGGGCCCGCTGCGCGCTCTTGGGGCGGTGGTGGCGCTTGGAAGCGCCCTCATGTCGGCGCTTGCGCATATCTTCATCAGGAAGCTGTCGCAGACCGAGCCGACAACGGCGATCGTGTTCTGGTTCATCATCACGTCGGCACTGCTCAGCCTGCTGATAATTCCCTATGGCTGGGTTCTGCCGGCCCCGGTGACCCTCGCCCTGCTGATCGGGATCGGTGTGATCGGCGGACTGGGGCAGATCTGCTTGACCGCCGCCTATAGCCATGCGGATGCGTCCGAGGTGGCGCCGTTCGAATACAGCTCTATGATCTTCACGACCGCCATCGGGTGGAGCTTTTTCGGCGAGATCCCGAGCCGCACCGTTCTAAGCAGTGCGGCTCGGGATCCTGGCCGGCGTGCTGATCATCTGGAGCGAGCGCAAGCTGAACGCGATGCGCAAGACGACTGCGGGCGCCTCGGAGACCGGTAAATGACACGCTAAAGCGAAGCTCCGCCGCAGATGACAAGCGTCTGCCCGGTAATGCTGGCCGCCGCATCCGACAGAAGAAATGCCGCCGTGCCAGCGACCTCTTCGGGCAGAACGAAGCGCCCGATGGGGGGATAGGCCGGTCCGACGCCCTGGCGCGCAGGATCGCGCAGCATTGGTGTGTCCGTCGCAGCGGGGGCCACGATGTTCACCGTGATCCCCTTGGGCGCCAGCTCGGCCGCAATCGAGCGGGCGAGGCCCGTGACGGCAGCCTTGGAGGCGGCGTAGAGCGCCTTGCCCTTCGCCCCGGTCGCGACGCGGCTGCCGATCAGGACGATCCGCCCGTTTTGGGGCATTCGGGGCGCAAAATGCTGGATCAGCTGCGCCGCGCAGTCGACGTGCAGCCGCCACATCTGGGAACCCTCGGCACGTGACATCGAAGCGTGATCGCCCACTCGCAACACGCCTGCGGCATGGATCAGCGCATCAGGTGCAGGCAGATCCGGCAGAGCAGCGGCAACGGCGTCCTCGTCCAGCAGATCGACGGGCCGATGGGTAAAGGCCGACCCCAAAGTCGCTTCCGGTGCCCGGCGACTAAGACCCGTCACTTTCCGGCCATCGGCCAGAAGGCGGTTGCAGATGGCCAGCCCGATGCCCGAGCTGGCGCCGGTGACGATGGCGTGGCGCGGCTCAGGCATGGCGCTTCGCCTGCGCGAGGTTGCGAGCATAGGATAGGGCGCTCAGCATGTTCACATGGTTTGCTTTGCCGGTTCCGGCGATGTCGAAGGCCGTGCCGTGGTCGACCGAGGCGCGATCAATCGGCAGGCCAAGCGAGACATTCACCGCCGTATCGAAGGCCACGAGCTTGATCGGGATGTGGCCCTGATCATGATACTGCGCGACGACCAGATCGAACGCTCCCTGGTAGGCGCGGTGATATACCGTATCGGCCGAGATCGGACCTTGGACATCAATCCCCTCGGCCTGCGCTGCCGCGACGGCGGGGGCGACCTGCGCGTCATCCTCGGTGCCGAAAAGGCCGGATTCTCCGCAATGTGGGTTGATTCCCGCCACGGCGATGCGTGGAGCTTCTATGCCCATGCGCTTCAGGTGGGAATGGCCTGTTCGGATCGTCTCCAAGATGCGCTCGGGCGTGGCGCGGGTGATTGCGTCCTTCAGTGCCACATGGGTCGAGACGTGGATCACATTCAAACGTTCCGACGCCAACAGCATCCAACTGCCACGACTTTCGGTCAAATGAGCCAGCAAACCCGTATGGCCATCGTAATGGTGACCGGCAGCGTTCAGAGCCTCCTTGTTGATGGGGGCTGTGACGATACATGAGACCTCGCCTGCCTGCGCCATCTCGACGGCGGTACGGATATACTGGAAGGACGCCTCGCCGCAGGAGGGGGACAATACGCCGAAGCGGTCGGGCAGGCCCTCAACGGGGACATGGCGCAGGCGCAGGCCCCCGGGGCCGTCGCCCAGTTCCAGCGCCAGGCCGAGCGCATCACGGGCGCGCTCCAGCACGGCCCTATCGCCGATCACGATCAGTCCGGCGCGCTGGTCGGCAGGCAGGTCGGCTGCCGCCCGAAGGGTGACTTCGGCGCCGACGCCCGAAGGGTCGCCCATAGTGATGGCGATTAAGGGATTGGTCATGGAAACCTCCGGTCAGACGGTTGCGGCAAGGTCATGCCGATCAAGAATGTCGCGGATTGCGGCATCCTGCGCGGCATCCGGCATCAGTGCGGGCTGTCGCGAGGCACCCACGCCCGGATCGGTCAGATAGAGTGCGCGCTTGGCGACGGCGGGCGGATAACCCAAGGCATAAAGGTCGGTCCGCAGCGCGCCGAAACGCGCCTGCGCGGCTTCGGCGGCCTCCATGTCGCCCGCGTTGAAAGCGCGCACGATCCCCGCCAAAAGATGCGGGGCAACATTGCCAAGCCCGGAGATCGCGCCCGCCGCGCCGTTCTTCAGTGCCCATAACACAAGGTGATCGGGACCGGACCAAACGCCGAAGCCTTCGACTTGGCGCGAGACCTCAAGATACTCCTCAAGCGTCTTCTGGCTGCCGCCGCTATCCTTGATGCCGCAGATGTTGCCGTGCCGGGCCAATATCAGCGCGGTGTCGGGTTCAATATGGTTCTGGGTCCGCGCAGGGATGTCATAAAGATAGACGGGCACATCTACCGCATCGGCCACCATCTCGAAATGGCGACGCAGCCCCTCTTGCGTGCAGGCGATGAAATACGGGGTGATGACCGACACGCAATCGACCCCCAGATCGGCAGCGGCGCGGGCCAGCCGGACCGTTTCGAAGGTCGAGGGGGCGCCGACATTCACCATGACGCGTGCGCGGCCTGCGGCCTCAGCAAGCACGGCCTCGATCAGGGACAGCTTCTCGTCGAACAAAAGTGCGGTGAAATCGCCGTTCGTACCGGCGCAAAGGATGTCGTTGCCAGCTTCGACTTGGCGGCGGACCTGTGCGCGGGACTGATCGAGGTTCAGCGTCTCGTCGTCGTTGAAGCAGGTAACCGTGGCCACATAAGCGCGGCGGGGTTCGGCGGAGGTCATGGCAGATCCTTCAGTATCAATAGGCCGCGCGATAAAGCGCAAGAATGTCCTCACGGCTCAGGTCGCGGGGGTTCCAGTCCAACAGGCGACGAATAGCATGGGCTTCAGCCGCCATCTCGGGCAGGTCATCCTCGGGGACGCCATGGTCGCGCAGGCGCATCTGCAGGCCAAGCCCGGCGCAGAAATCATGCGCAGCCTGAAGTAGCGGGCGGCCCTGTTCCAGATCCAGCGCGGCCGCGACCAGCGCGGTCTTGTCGGGACAGGCCCCCTGATTGGCCGCCAGGACATGCGGGAAGATCAGCGCATTGGCCAGCCCGTGCGGCAGGTGGTGGCGCGTCCCGAGCGGATAGGCCACCGCATGTCCGGCGGTCGTGTTCACCGGTCCCAGACAGACCCCGCCATAGAACGAGGCCAGAAGCAGTGCCGCCCGCGCCTCGAGATCGTCGCCGTCGGCCAGCGCGCGAGGCAGGAACCGGCCAATCAGCCGGATGCCTTCCAGCGCATAATGATCGATGATCGGATGAGCGCGGCGACTGGTGAAAGCCTCAACACAATGGGCCAGTGCGTCGACGCCGGTCGCGGCTGTCACTGGACCGGGCAGCGATACCGTCAGGCCGGGGTCGAGGATCACCATATCGGCCAGCATGTGAAGGCTTTCGGTGGCAATCTTGCGCAATGTTCCGGGTTCGGTGATCAGCGCGCGCGTGCCGGCCTCGCTGCCGGTGCCGGCGGTTGTGGGGATCTGCATTAGCGCCGCGCGCCGCGGCCCGGCGCGACCCGGCCCCGAGATGTCGTCGAATGTCGTCACAGGATCTTGCAGGACAGCCACCAGCTTGGCCACGTCCATGGCGCTGCCGCCGCCAAAACCGATGACCACATCCGGCCGTGCCGCGCGCGCCGCCGTCACCGCCTGATTGAGGTCGGAGAGGTCGGGCTCGGGCCGGACCGACACGCAGGCCGCGCCGTCCAAGCCGAGGGCATTCAGTCGGGTCGCATTGAAAGCATCGGCAATGACGACGGGCCGCGTCAGGCCGCGATCGCGCAGCCAGGATGCGGCCCGCACCGCCTGACCCGCGCCGTTCCGCACGCAGCCGGGCTGCAGGATTTCCAGGGGTTGGTCGAGCATGGCATCCTCCCTTGATGGCAAAAACGAGGTATCACATATTTACAAGTTGTCAAATAAAGAAAAGCGGAAAATCCATTCTAACCTCAGAATAATCCTTACTTTCCTGTATTGACCCGCGACCAGAGCCTGATACTTGCTCGCTTCATATAATCAATTGACAAGTTGCGACCGCCCCGCCATCTTCGCCCCGTTCCGTGAGGAGAGCGGAACGTCCGTCGGCCCCCGCGAATGGGGTCACGCAAAACCGGCGCTCCGGCGCCAAGGGAGGACCAGATGAGACATATTCGGACTTTCGCCACCGCCACGACCCTAGCCGTACTGCCCTTGGCCGCGTTTGCCGCGCCGGTCGACCTGCGCCTGATCACCATGGAGCCGGGCGGCTCATGGTATTCCTACGGCTCGACCTTTAGCGAGATCATTCAGGGCTCCGAAGGCGAGAACGAGCTGAACGTCGAGGTGCTGCCGCGCGGGGGCGGGATGACGAACCCTGTCGCCGTCAGTCAGGGCGCCGCCGATCTGGGCTTCGTCTCGGCCAGTGCAGCGGTCTGGGCGCGCGACGGCATCGGTGAGGAGTTCGAGGGCCGCGAGGCGAACAACGCCCGCGCGATCGTCGGCGGTCTGCAACTCGCCTACACCACCATCGCCGCGCGGCGCGACTATGTCAAAAAAAGCGGTCTGACCACCTTTGACGAGATGGTCGCCTCGGACAATCCGCCCCGCTTCGTGCTGAAACCCGCAGGTTCGCAGGTGCCGATCCTCGCAAACTACATGTTCGAAGCCTTGGGCAGTAGCCTCGAGGACATGCGAGGCCGCGGCGCGATCACCCAGATCAGTACGGCCCAGATCGCACAGATGCTGCGTGACGGAACTGCCGACGTCTATATCGAGAACGCCCCGGTCGGTCAGGCCACCATGTCCGAGGTGACGCTGACCACCCCCATGGTTTTCGTGCCCGCCAGCGATACCGTGCTGGACCACATGTCCGAACTGGGCGCTCCTGCTGCGAACATGCCCGAAGGCAGCTATCCGGGGCAGGAGGGCGTCTATCGCACCTCGATGACGCCCACGATCCTCATTGCCAATGCCGATATGGACGAGGAGGTCGCCTATCAGCTGACCCGCGCCCTGGTCGAACAGCGCGAGAAGATCGCCGAGGCCTTTCCGGCGCTGGCCGGATGGGACCCCGAGAAGGGCGCTCAGCCAGATCAGGCCGTGATCGAGCTGCATCCGGGTGCGGCCCGTTATTATCGGGAGCGCGGCTGGATCGAGTGATCGCCGCAGGCCGCCGCCCTTAATCGGGCGACGGCACATCCATATCCGGGGAGGAGGCCCGCGATGCACAAAATCTCAAATTTCGACACATGGTGGCGCGCTTTGCAGGCCGTGCTGTCGGTCGTCTATGTCGCCTTCTTGGTGGCCCAGTTCTTTTATCCAGCCTCGCCCCTTGCGGCAGCGAGCTTTCATGTCTTCATGGCGACCGCGCTGGTCTTTGCCTGGACGCCGCTGGCGTGGGAAGGTCGCGCCAGGTACGCGGCCCGCATCATCGACATCGCGGGCGTTGCGCTGTCACTGATGGTCGTCGCGCTATATGCGGGCGAGATATTCCGGCTCGAGCGGCGGTTCGAGATGATTGACCCAGTCCTACCGGTCGACATCCTTTTGCATGTGCTTGGTCTTGCGCTGATCTTCGAGGCGGTGCGCCGTTCGGTCGGCTGGTCCTTGCTGGCAGTTGTGCTGATTTTCCTGGCCTACGCCTATCTGGGACCATGGTTCCCCGGTCTGATGCAGTTTCCGGGTTTCTCCCTGCCGACCCAAGCAGAACTGATCGGCATGAAGACTGACGGCATCTTCGGAGTGACAGCCAGCGCGGCCATCAACTTCGTCTTCTATTTCGTGCTGTTCGGATCGGTCTTCACGATCACCGGCGGCGGTCAACTTTTCATCGATCTTGCGATGCGCGCCACTGCGCGGCTGAAGGGCGGGGCGGCGAAGATGTCGCTGGTGGGTTCGGCACTGTTCGGGATGGTATCGGGTTCGGCTATTGCCAACACCACTTCGACCGGCGTGCTCACGATCCCGATCATGACTCGTTCGGGATATTCGAAAGAACAGGCCGCCGCGACCGAGGCCATCGCCTCGACCGGCGGGCAACTGATGCCGCCGATCATGGGGGTCGCGGCCTTCGTGATGGCCGACATGCTGGGCATTCCCTACATCACCATCGCCGCCGCGGCCCTGATCCCGGCCGCCGCCTTCTACTTCGCGCTCTATATCATCGTGGACCTGCGGGCGCGCAAATCGGGCGTCGGCGATGTCGCGCCGGAACTGCTGGAGATACCGCCGGTGATCCCGCGCCTGCACCTGCTGGCCGCGCCGGTGGCGATGATCGCGACGCTGATCGCAGGCTATTCGGCCCCCTATGCGGCGCTGGTCGGCACGGCCATCGCACTGGTGGCGCCGGTCCTGCGCAGATCGACCCGCTATAACCTGTCCCAGCTGTTCGAGACGGTGCTGGACACCGCCCGCCAGATGGCCTGGATCTCGGCCCCTCTGGCTGCGGTGGGGGTCGTCATGGTGGTTGCCACGCAATCGAACCTGGCACTCAAATTCGTCCGTCTGCTGTCGGACATGGGCACGGACAACCTCTATCTGTCGCTGCTGCTGGCGATCTTCGGCTGCATCATCATGGGGATGGGCCTGCCCACCGTCGCGGCCTACATCATCGGATCGCTGGTCTTCGTGCCGGCACTGATGGATCTGGGCGTCGACAGGCTGGCTGCGAACCTTTTCGTTCTGTATTACTGCGTGCTGTCCATGGTGACGCCGCCGGTTGCGCTCTGCTCCTATGCCGCGGCGGGGATCGCGAAATCGGATGCGAACCGGACCGGGCTTGTGGCCTTCGGTTATTCGCTGGTGATTTTCCTCGTGCCGTTCGGCTTCATCAAAGACCCGGCCGTGCTGTGGCAGGGCAGCGCGTTCCAGATCGCGACCGGCGCCGCAGGCATGCTGCTGGCGACCTTCTGCTGGGCCGTCTTCCTGATCGGCTGGCTACGCGGCAACCTGTCCCTCCCCGAACGCGGCGGGTTCGCGCTGGCCAGTCTTGCTCTGGTCGTCACGCCGACACTGACTGCGGGCTGGGTGATCTCGGTCACGCTGACCTGCCTGCTACTTGTGTGGCGCTTTGCGCTGCGTCCCCGCCTCGTCACCGCCTGAAGGAGGCCGAAATGACCGAAGTCATGGCTGACACCGCCTTTCCCGCAACCGACCTGCCGACGCCGCGCGTCCAGAATCACGCATCCTTCCTGCACGAACTGCCCGACGGCACGATCCTCTGCGCTTGGTTCGGCGGCACGATTGAGGGCAAGTCCGACATCTCGATCCTGATGTCGCGCTTCGACGGCAGGAACTGGAGCAATCCGGTCCAGCTTTCCGACGACCCGGCCCGCTCGGAACAGAACCCGGTCCTGTTCACCGCACCCGACGGGCGGCTGTGGCTGATCTATACTGCCCAGCCCGGTGGGCGGCAGAACGAGGCCGAAGTGCGGTTCCGCATTTCGGACGATGGCGGGCAGAGCTGGACCGAGCCGTGTGCGCTGTGGTCGCAAAAGGGAATCTTCGTGCGCCAGCCGGTCATCGTCGCCGATGACGGGGCTTGGCTACTGCCGGGGTTCCGCTGCCGCGTCGAGGAGGGTGTGGCTTGGACCGGAGAGAACGATGACAGCGTCGTCATGGTCTCGCATGATGAGGGGGTCAGCTGGAAGGTTTATGAAGTGCCGGGTAGCCTCGGCTGCGTGCACATGAACATCGTGCCGCTGGCGGATGGCGGCATGGCGGCCTTCTATCGCAGCCGTTGGGCCGATCATATCTGGCGCTCGCACTCTGCCGATGGCGTCCGGTGGAGCGCTCCCGAGCCTGCGGGCCTACCCAACAACAACTCGTCGATCCAGGCGGTGCGGCTGGACGACGGGCGTATCGCGATGGTCTATAACCACTCCAGCCGCGAGGATGCCGAGGGACGTCGCGTCTCGCTCTATGACGAGATCGAGGAGGACGGGGCCGCGCCCGCAGCCCGGCCCGGTCGCGCCTTCTGGGGCGCGCCCCGTGCGCCGCTGTCGCTGGCGCTGTCCGCCGATGGCGGGCAGAGCTGGCCGGACCGGATCGATCTGGCCTTCAGCGACGGCTATTGCTTGTCGAACAACTCGGCCGATCAGGTGAACCGCGAGCTATCCTACCCATCGATCCTGCAGGATCGGAACGGCCGTGTGCATGTGACTTGGACCCATTTTCGCCAGTCGATCCGACACATGATCGTCCCGCTGGACGAGCAACACGGATGACCCCGCCGCGGCTGCTGATCGTCGCCGATGACCTCACGGGAGCCTTGGACAGCGCAGGCGAAGCTGCCAGCCTCGGCATCGGCACCCGCGTCTTCCTGTCACCGGCCGCGCTGGCGGCGGCAAGGGAATGCACTCTTCCCCCGGTCGTCGCTGTCACTACCGGCAGCCGGGATGGGACCGCGGCAGCAGCCGCTGCGGCGATGCATAACGTTTGCGCGTGCCTGTCATGGCTGAGACCAGAGCGGGTCATGAAGAAGGTTGATTCCAGGCTCAAGGGGCATGTTGCGGTCGAATGCGCGATTCTGGCCGACGCTTTGCATCGGAGGCAAATCATCGCCGCGCCGGCTTTGCCGGACATGGGCCGGGTGCAACGGCATGGCCGGCTGACCGGTGCGGGGATCGAAACTCCTCTAGACATCGCAGCGCGGTTCTCGGGCCTTTCCCCCCATGTGCCCGACATTACCGACGCCGCACAGATGAAAGAAGCGGCAGAACTTGATGGCCTGCCCGTGGGCGCCCGGTCGTTGGCTGCGGCATTGGTTGCCCAGCTATGGCCCGACGCGACACGTCAAGGGACACCGCCTCTGCCCGGCCCGGCCGTTCTTGCGATCGGCTCGCGCGATCCCATTACGCTCGCGCAGGTGGAGCGCCTCGACCTGCCGCTGTACCTGGCCCCAGATGGCCGACTTCCGCTTGATCCACCGCGGGCCCCTTGCGTGATGCAGATGGTTTCTGGCGGCATGGACCGCTCTGCGGCAGAAGCAGGGGCCGATTTTGCGGAAGGGCTGACCAAGATGATCATGCGGGACCCGGTAGGCACGCTGATCGCGTGCGGCGGGGAAACGGCCGCAGCCATCCTTGCCCGGCTCGGCGTCGATCAAGCGGAGGTCTTTGGCTTGGCCCTGCCGGGGATTGCCGTCGTCCGAGCTGCGCTGCC is part of the Rhodovulum sp. MB263 genome and encodes:
- a CDS encoding AAA family ATPase, producing the protein MPKIRFILSKQPDPALDEAAIIKRLKEFYTALQDKRQISEGIPQEERAAHNELWRYPQNELPKALEIRIRRWAQKIHRHHLKEVEPTRLSREDRAMLEGCRDGAEIFDLRSAHDIDEIAAALHAEFPWIAEATTHVWRSLHRNLAGGMPGAKFAPILLDGPPGIGKSAWARRLAQLLETPDMTLDATGENASFGLIGSQRGWSNAGPGRLVSLMLMRQIANPLVIIDEIEKSGTPVSDKGRAFSLPNALLPLLEDVTASRWTCPYFQNQFDMSFINWVFTSNSLRGLCPELPPASRPVSLHGPRVSRHDRQRQTHGDGAGRIAAGQCWDGGFRARIAGPFFGHRPACLCVNCACLCLAVKSALRQASEIHKIFIHGTASESTGCANLWCIGINCIAIA
- a CDS encoding iron-containing alcohol dehydrogenase family protein is translated as MLDQPLEILQPGCVRNGAGQAVRAASWLRDRGLTRPVVIADAFNATRLNALGLDGAACVSVRPEPDLSDLNQAVTAARAARPDVVIGFGGGSAMDVAKLVAVLQDPVTTFDDISGPGRAGPRRAALMQIPTTAGTGSEAGTRALITEPGTLRKIATESLHMLADMVILDPGLTVSLPGPVTAATGVDALAHCVEAFTSRRAHPIIDHYALEGIRLIGRFLPRALADGDDLEARAALLLASFYGGVCLGPVNTTAGHAVAYPLGTRHHLPHGLANALIFPHVLAANQGACPDKTALVAAALDLEQGRPLLQAAHDFCAGLGLQMRLRDHGVPEDDLPEMAAEAHAIRRLLDWNPRDLSREDILALYRAAY
- a CDS encoding exo-alpha-sialidase — protein: MTEVMADTAFPATDLPTPRVQNHASFLHELPDGTILCAWFGGTIEGKSDISILMSRFDGRNWSNPVQLSDDPARSEQNPVLFTAPDGRLWLIYTAQPGGRQNEAEVRFRISDDGGQSWTEPCALWSQKGIFVRQPVIVADDGAWLLPGFRCRVEEGVAWTGENDDSVVMVSHDEGVSWKVYEVPGSLGCVHMNIVPLADGGMAAFYRSRWADHIWRSHSADGVRWSAPEPAGLPNNNSSIQAVRLDDGRIAMVYNHSSREDAEGRRVSLYDEIEEDGAAPAARPGRAFWGAPRAPLSLALSADGGQSWPDRIDLAFSDGYCLSNNSADQVNRELSYPSILQDRNGRVHVTWTHFRQSIRHMIVPLDEQHG
- a CDS encoding TRAP transporter fused permease subunit, with translation MHKISNFDTWWRALQAVLSVVYVAFLVAQFFYPASPLAAASFHVFMATALVFAWTPLAWEGRARYAARIIDIAGVALSLMVVALYAGEIFRLERRFEMIDPVLPVDILLHVLGLALIFEAVRRSVGWSLLAVVLIFLAYAYLGPWFPGLMQFPGFSLPTQAELIGMKTDGIFGVTASAAINFVFYFVLFGSVFTITGGGQLFIDLAMRATARLKGGAAKMSLVGSALFGMVSGSAIANTTSTGVLTIPIMTRSGYSKEQAAATEAIASTGGQLMPPIMGVAAFVMADMLGIPYITIAAAALIPAAAFYFALYIIVDLRARKSGVGDVAPELLEIPPVIPRLHLLAAPVAMIATLIAGYSAPYAALVGTAIALVAPVLRRSTRYNLSQLFETVLDTARQMAWISAPLAAVGVVMVVATQSNLALKFVRLLSDMGTDNLYLSLLLAIFGCIIMGMGLPTVAAYIIGSLVFVPALMDLGVDRLAANLFVLYYCVLSMVTPPVALCSYAAAGIAKSDANRTGLVAFGYSLVIFLVPFGFIKDPAVLWQGSAFQIATGAAGMLLATFCWAVFLIGWLRGNLSLPERGGFALASLALVVTPTLTAGWVISVTLTCLLLVWRFALRPRLVTA
- a CDS encoding DMT family transporter — translated: MAEATAIFFAAPLLIVIFAGMFLGEDVRLFRLSMVGLGLAGVMVVMSPQLTDMGTASGPLRALGAVVALGSALMSALAHIFIRKLSQTEPTTAIVFWFIITSALLSLLIIPYGWVLPAPVTLALLIGIGVIGGLGQICLTAAYSHADASEVAPFEYSSMIFTTAIGWSFFGEIPSRTVLSSAARDPGRRADHLERAQAERDAQDDCGRLGDR
- a CDS encoding TAXI family TRAP transporter solute-binding subunit, which encodes MRHIRTFATATTLAVLPLAAFAAPVDLRLITMEPGGSWYSYGSTFSEIIQGSEGENELNVEVLPRGGGMTNPVAVSQGAADLGFVSASAAVWARDGIGEEFEGREANNARAIVGGLQLAYTTIAARRDYVKKSGLTTFDEMVASDNPPRFVLKPAGSQVPILANYMFEALGSSLEDMRGRGAITQISTAQIAQMLRDGTADVYIENAPVGQATMSEVTLTTPMVFVPASDTVLDHMSELGAPAANMPEGSYPGQEGVYRTSMTPTILIANADMDEEVAYQLTRALVEQREKIAEAFPALAGWDPEKGAQPDQAVIELHPGAARYYRERGWIE
- the pdxA gene encoding 4-hydroxythreonine-4-phosphate dehydrogenase PdxA; protein product: MTNPLIAITMGDPSGVGAEVTLRAAADLPADQRAGLIVIGDRAVLERARDALGLALELGDGPGGLRLRHVPVEGLPDRFGVLSPSCGEASFQYIRTAVEMAQAGEVSCIVTAPINKEALNAAGHHYDGHTGLLAHLTESRGSWMLLASERLNVIHVSTHVALKDAITRATPERILETIRTGHSHLKRMGIEAPRIAVAGINPHCGESGLFGTEDDAQVAPAVAAAQAEGIDVQGPISADTVYHRAYQGAFDLVVAQYHDQGHIPIKLVAFDTAVNVSLGLPIDRASVDHGTAFDIAGTGKANHVNMLSALSYARNLAQAKRHA
- a CDS encoding SDR family NAD(P)-dependent oxidoreductase; protein product: MPEPRHAIVTGASSGIGLAICNRLLADGRKVTGLSRRAPEATLGSAFTHRPVDLLDEDAVAAALPDLPAPDALIHAAGVLRVGDHASMSRAEGSQMWRLHVDCAAQLIQHFAPRMPQNGRIVLIGSRVATGAKGKALYAASKAAVTGLARSIAAELAPKGITVNIVAPAATDTPMLRDPARQGVGPAYPPIGRFVLPEEVAGTAAFLLSDAAASITGQTLVICGGASL
- a CDS encoding dihydrodipicolinate synthase family protein: MTSAEPRRAYVATVTCFNDDETLNLDQSRAQVRRQVEAGNDILCAGTNGDFTALLFDEKLSLIEAVLAEAAGRARVMVNVGAPSTFETVRLARAAADLGVDCVSVITPYFIACTQEGLRRHFEMVADAVDVPVYLYDIPARTQNHIEPDTALILARHGNICGIKDSGGSQKTLEEYLEVSRQVEGFGVWSGPDHLVLWALKNGAAGAISGLGNVAPHLLAGIVRAFNAGDMEAAEAAQARFGALRTDLYALGYPPAVAKRALYLTDPGVGASRQPALMPDAAQDAAIRDILDRHDLAATV
- a CDS encoding LysE family translocator, which gives rise to MTGVLAWGLIAALGLGAVLAVSELAYRCLQLAGAAYLIWLGIGMLRGALRAREPGLPRVMAPSAPNWFLRGVMTNLLNPKVGVFYISFLPQFLPVGVSVVPFSVMLAGIHASMGLIFFAALTAATVPFQNALNGPRLPRLLDGVTRLRCWF